The following DNA comes from Irregularibacter muris.
ATGGGATTTGGCGCAGGAATGGGACTACCAAATATAAAAAAATGTTCCGATGATTTATCTATACAATCCAAGGTAGGAGAGGGTACTAAAATGATAATGAGCTTTAATTATCAATAGAAATAGGTGATCAAATGGAAAACTATTTTCACTCAGTAACTTTAAATGATTCAAAATGCATGGGCTGTACCAATTGTATAAAAAGTTGTCCCACTCAAGCTATAAGAGTGAGAAACGGTAAGGCCATTATTATAAATGAAAAATGTATTGATTGTGGGGAGTGTATAAAAATCTGTCCCCATCATGCCAAAAATGCTATTACAGATTCTATGGATAAGGTAATGGAATATCCATATAAAGTAGCCTTGGTAGCCCCTTCTTTTCTCAGTCAGTTTCATGACGAAGTAAGTATAAATGCTATTTTAACTGCAATAAAAAATATGGGCTTTGATCAAGTATCCGAAGTAGCCTATAGTGCTGAGATACTAGGCAAAGTCATAAATGAAGAACTAAATAAAAAGGGGATGAAAAGACCTCTCATTTCTTCAGCCTGTCCTGCGATTACAAGGCTTATCCAGGTACGTTTTCCAGAGCTGATTCCCCAACTCGTTACCCTGGAATCCCCTATGGAAGTGGAAGCAAGATTGGTAAGAAAGCAATTAGTGGAAAGGGGATTAAAGGATAAAGAAATAGGGATATTTTTTCTCACTCCTTGTCCAGCTAAGGTTACCAGTATTAAAAAACCCATTGCTCCAAAGGGAAAAAAATCAGCCCTAAATGGGGCTCTTGCCATAAATAAAATTTATATGGAAGTGCTTAGCAACATAAAATCTTTAAAAAAGGTAGAAAATCTTCAGAGAGCCTCCAATATAGGAATAAGCTGGGCAAGAACAGGGGGAGAAAGTAGTTTTCTCAATAACTCCAACTATATCAATGTTGATGGGATACAGAGTGTAACGAGAGTATTAGAGGAAATAGAAAGAAATAAGTTAAAGGATATTGCTTTTTTTGAAGGATTGGCCTGTAGAGGAGGATGTGTAGGAGGTGCTCTCACTATAGAAAACACCTTTATTGCAAAGCAAAGGATTAATAGAAGAGCAGAAAACAGTAAATATGAAAATGACTTTGATCCTAGGGAAATAAAAAAATTATACTTTAGTGGCATTTTACACCATGAGGGTCCCATACTACCTCGACCAATGCCACCGTTGGACGAAAA
Coding sequences within:
- a CDS encoding [Fe-Fe] hydrogenase large subunit C-terminal domain-containing protein translates to MENYFHSVTLNDSKCMGCTNCIKSCPTQAIRVRNGKAIIINEKCIDCGECIKICPHHAKNAITDSMDKVMEYPYKVALVAPSFLSQFHDEVSINAILTAIKNMGFDQVSEVAYSAEILGKVINEELNKKGMKRPLISSACPAITRLIQVRFPELIPQLVTLESPMEVEARLVRKQLVERGLKDKEIGIFFLTPCPAKVTSIKKPIAPKGKKSALNGALAINKIYMEVLSNIKSLKKVENLQRASNIGISWARTGGESSFLNNSNYINVDGIQSVTRVLEEIERNKLKDIAFFEGLACRGGCVGGALTIENTFIAKQRINRRAENSKYENDFDPREIKKLYFSGILHHEGPILPRPMPPLDEKIAVAIQKAEEIEKITRRLPGLDCGACGSPGCAALAEDIVKGNALEVDCIFLLREEIQKLSKEMFALSDKVPPVMQNKEKVKEEKNEG